A segment of the Microbacterium luteolum genome:
CTGCTGTCGGCGGCCGACATCATCGGGCAGAACGCCATCCCCGGACATGCGCTCCCGGTCGGCGTCGTCACGCTCGTGCTCGGCGGCGTGTATCTGATCTTCCTGGTGGTGCGCACGGCCCGACAGCGCTTCTGAGGTCGCTCGGTTCTCCCACCCGGGGCACGCGTTCGCGGCCTGCGCGGAACTCCGCTAGACTGACGAGGTTGTCTGCCTTCTGGCGGACACGTTCACACACCCTCCTGCTTCCGCGAGATACGCGGAAGCCGTTCTAGTCCGAAGGAGGTGGGTAAGTGACGCACCAGTACGAACTCATGGTCATTCTGACCCCCGAGATCGACGAGCGCCAGGTCGCACCTACGCTCGACAAGTTCCTGAAGGTCATCACCAACGATGGTGGCTCGATCGACAAGGTCGACATCTGGGGTAAGCGCCGTCTGGCTTACGAGATCCAGAAGAAGAACGAGGGCATCTACGCCGTCGTCAACTTCACCGCTACCAGCGAGGCCACGCAGGAGCTCGACCGTCAGCTGAAGCTGAACGAGCAGATCATGCGCACCAAGGTCCTCCGTTCGGAAGAGGCTCAGGCGATGGTCGCATTCGAGGCCAAGCGCACCGAAGAGAAGGCTGCCCGCAAGGCCGCCAAGGCTGCGAAGGCCTAAGCGCCATGGCCGGCGAAACCGTCATCACCGTGGTGGGAAACCTCACGGCCGACCCCGAGCTGCGCTACACGCAGAACGGGCTGCCGGTGGCGAACTTCACCATCGCGTCGACGCCTCGGAACTTCGACCGTGCCGCGAACGAGTGGAAGGACGGCGATGCGCTGTTCCTCCGCGCGTCCGTGTGGCGCGAGTTCGCCGAGCACGTGGCGGGTTCGCTGACGAAGGGCATGCGCGTCATCGCGCAGGGCCGTCTGCGTCAGCGCTCCTACCAGGACCGCGAGGGCAACCAGCGCACCGCGATCGAGCTGGAGGTCGACGAGATCGGCCCCTCGCTCCGGTACGCGACCGCGCAGGTCACCCGTGCGGCGTCGACCGGCGGTGCCGGCGGTGCCGGTGGTCCCGGCGGCGGTCAGTCCCGTCCCGCGCAGCAGCAGGTGTCGGAGGAGCCGTGGTCCACGCCCGGCTCGTCGACCAGCGCGGATGCCTGGAGCACTCCGGGCAGCTTCGGCGACGACACCCCCTTCTAAACTCAACTCCCGCGGTCTGAGCCCGGGACCCTTGGGTCCCTGAGCTTGTCGAAGGGCCGCTCATCATTAAGGAAAACCAATGGCTGGAAAGTCGAGCGGCGACCGCCGCAAGCCGCGGAAGGGTGGCAAGCCCACCGCTCCCGCGAAGTCCATCCGGGTCGGTGTCATCGATTACAAGGATGTCGCCACCCTCCGCAAGTTCGTCTCGGAGCGCGGCAAGATCCGCGCCCGTCGTATCACCGGTGTCTCGGTGCAGGAGCAGCGTCTGATCGCCACGGCGATCAAGAACGCGCGCGAAATGGCGCTCCTGCCCTACGCTGGCGCCGGCCGGTAAGGGGTATCGAGATGGCAAAGCTGATTCTCACGAACGAGGTCGCCGGGCTGGGTAGCGCGGGAGACGTCGTCGAGGTCAAGAACGGGTACGCCCGTAACTTCCTCATCCCGCAGGGCTTCGCTACGGCGTGGACCCGCGGTGGCGAAAAGCAGGTCGCTTCGATCCAGGCCGCGCGTCAGGCACGCGCGATCCACGATCGTGACGACGCTGTTGCACTGAAGAACGCTCTCGAGGGCACCAAGGTCCGTCTCGCCGTCAAGGCGGGCGCGTCCGGTCGCCTCTTCGGTTCGGTCAAGACCGAGCACGTCGCCGACGCTGTCGCGGCTGCCGGTATCGGTGCGATCGACAAGCGCAAGGTGCACATCACCTCGCCGATCAAGTCGACGGGTGACCACGAGGCCACCGTTCGTCTGCACGACGACGTGACCGCGGTCATCACGCTGCAGGTCGTCGCCGCCAAGTAATTCCCCTCGGTGGGTCCCTGAGCTTGTCGAAGGGAGCCTGTCGATGTGCGCCCCCTGTCCTCCGGGACAGGGGGCGTTCGGCGTCTCCGGGCCCGGAGGAGCGGACGCCGGTCACGCCTCGGCTGCGCGCGCGAAGCGCTCGGACAGTCGTCGGGCTTCGGTGGCGAGGGCGGGAGTCTCGGAGACCGAGAAGTCCAGGTCGAGCATGCTGAGGTATCGCAGCAGCGCGGCCGGATCATCGGACCCGCTCTCGAGCACGCAGGACTCCTCATCCCGCGGAGTCACTATGCCCGCCGCTCTCGGCAGCCGTTCGGAGACCACGTCCGCCGGCGCGTGGATCACGACCGTGGCCCGGAACTCCCAGGGCGCGGAGGCCACGCCGCGATCGACGTGGTCGGCGGCGCCTTCCGCCGGCAGGTCGCGAGGGGCGAAGCGTCGCCCCATCGGGATGCGCGGGATGATGCGGTCGACCCGGAACGTGCGCCAGTCGTCGCGTTCGAGGTCGAAGGCGAGCAGGTACCAGCGTCCGGCGCGCAGAGCCAGCCGGTAAGGCTCGACGATACGCCGTGACTCCGTGTCGGAGTGCGTGCGGTAGTCGAACCGCAGCTGCACGGCGTCACGGCAGGCGGATGCCAGCGTGAGGAGCACGTCGGGGTCGACCGCAGGCCCGTGCGAAGGCACGGGTACGACCGTCGACTGCAGCGTCGTGATCCGGTGCCGGAGGTGCGACGGCAGCACCTGGTACATCTTGGCCAGGGCGCGCAACGAGGCCTCTTCGAGGTCGGCGATCGACCCATCGGCTGCTGCGTTGCTGAGCCCGAGGGCCACGGCGATGGCCTCATCGTCTTCCAGGAGAAGGGGAGGGAGGGCTGCGCCGGCGCCGAGCTGATATCCGCCGGCCACTCCCGGGGTGCTCTGGATCGGGTAGCCGAGCGCGCGCAGCCTCTCGACATCTGCGCGGATCGTCCGGGTCGAGACCTCGAGCCGCGCCGCCAGGGTGCGCCCCGGCCAGAACGGGCGGACCTGCAGGAGGGACAGGATCTGGAGCAGTCGTTCGGACGTCTTCAACATGTCTTCAGTGTCTTCCTGATTGCGGAAGCAAACGTTCCGCAATGGATTCTACTGTCAGAGCATGACGAACAACAGCGACAGCATCCGCCCCTTCCGCATCGACATCTCCGACGAGGAGCTCGACGATCTGCGCCGTCGGATCTCGCAGGCCCGCTGGCCACGGGACCTCGACGGTATGGGCTGGGATCGCGGCGTCCCGACCAGCTATCTGCGCCCGCTCGCCGAGTACTGGCGTGATCGCTTCGATTGGCGCGAACAGGAGGCGCGTCTCAACGAGCTCCCGCAGTACGTCACCGATGTGGATGGTCAGCAGATCCACTTCGTGCACGTCCGCTCGGAGGTGCCCGGGGCTCGTCCGCTGCTCCTCCTGCACGGGTGGCCGAGCTCCTTCGTCGAGTTCCTCGACGTCATCGGACCGCTCACCGATCCGGTCGCCCACGGCGGAAGGGCGGAGGATGCCGTGCACATCGTCATCCCGTCGCTCCCCGGATACGGGTTCTCGCCGCTGACAGGTGCCGGATGGGGCGACCTCTTCCGGATCGCCGGCGCGATGGCCGAGGTGATGACTCGACTCGGCTACGACCGCTTCCTCGCGCACGGCACCGACGTCGGGTCGGGAATCGTCGGGATGCTGCCGATGGTGACGCCCGGACGGGTCATCGCCACCCACGTCAACGGTCCCAGCCCCTTCCCGCTCGGGCCTGCCCTCTCCGTCGACGCCCTGCCGGACGCGGAGCGCGAGAGGGCCGCACGGTTCAACGCATTCCGCGATGACGGCGCCGGCTACCTGCACATCCAGGCCACGCGGCCGCAGACCGTGTCGTACGGTCTGAACGACTCCCCGGTGGCCCAGCTCGCGTGGATCGTCGAGAAGTTCCGCGAATGGACCGACCCGGCCGCCGACCTCCCCGAGGACGCCGTCGACATCGATCGACTGCTGACCACCGTGAGCATCACCTGGTTCACGCAGTCGGGATGGTCTTCCGCGCACGCCCTGTACGAGGGGATGCAGGTGTACCGGCAGTTCGCGGCGATGGCGGGTGGCGCAGCGGGTGGCGGCGACGCCGGATACACGGAAGACGCCGGATATGCGGATGCTGACGCCGGGGCCTCCGGCGGGTGGGAGGCACCCCCGGCGCCCCCGGCTGCCGCATCGGTCTTCGCCGCGGATCTCTCCGTGCGGAGCGTGGTGGATCCGGCATCCGCGTTCGAATCCTGGACGGAGCACGATTCGGGCGGGCACTTCCCTGCGATGGAGGTGCCCGAGATCCTCGTGGCCGACATCCGGCGGTTCTTCGACGGGCGCCGCTGACCATGGCCGGCCCGATCCTCAGCGATCGCGCTCTGAACAGGGCGCTGCTCGCGCGGCAGCTGCTCCTCGAGCGCGGCGCCCTCTCGCCTGTCGACACCGTGCGGCACCTGGTCGGCATGCAGGGCCAGGCACCGCTGGCGCCGTACGTCGGCCTGTGGTCCCGGCTCGTGGACTTCGCGCCGGCGGAACTCTCGACGGCGATCGAGGATCGGACACTCGTGCGGGCGACGCTCATGCGCGGAACCGTGCACCTGGTGACGAGGGACGACGGACTGCAGCTGCGTCCGCTCACGGAGCCGGCGATCGTCCGAGGCTTCCGGGGCGGGTTCCGCAGGCTGATCACGGCGGAGCAGGAGGCGGAGGTGACAGCGTGGGGGCGCGAGCTGCTGACCGAGCGGCCGCGCACCCGCGTGGAGCTTCGGGGCCTGTTCCGGGACCGCTGGCCGGAGATCGACGCGGATGCCATGGCCTACGCGGTCAGCTACCTGCTGCCGACCGTCCAGCCGACGCCGCGCGGGCTGTGGGGTATGCCGCAGGGGCAGGCGCGACTCGCCCTGCTGGACTCCTGGATCGGGCGTCCCCTCGACGATGCTCCGTCGATCGACGGCGTCGTGCTCCGCTACCTGGCCGCGTTCGGGCCGGCGACCGTGAACGACGCGCAGGCCTGGTCGGGTCTGACGGGACTGCGTGAGGTGTTCGATCGGCTCGCGCCGCAGTTGACGATCTTCACCTCGGAGAAGGGGCAGGTGCTCTACGACCTGCCCGAGGCGCCGCGCCCCGACGCGGAGCATCCGGTTCCGCCGCGATTCCTGCCGGAGTACGACAACGTCCTCTTCTCGCATCGCGACCGCCGACGCATCATCGACTCGACTCACCGCGTGCCGCTGCCCCCAGGGGTGGGCGCGCGTTCCGGCAATTTCCTGAGCGACGGGTACTTCCGCGGCACGTGGAGCCTCGAGGGAGACTCGCTGTGCATCCGACCCCACGGGGAGCTCGGCGACGCGGCATCCGCCCTCGTCGAGGAGGGGGAGAGGTTGGCCGCGTTCCTCGGGGTCTCCGGCGCCGAGATCGCTCCGGTCGGCTGACGTCACGGATTCGGCTGCGCGCCGGCGGAGCGCGGGCGCGCAGGATGCCCCGTGGGCGCGAACCCACGGGGCACCCCCTTGCGTCCGCGTCACGCGCGGTCGGACCGAGATCCGCCCGTCACGCGACGCAGGACGCACCGGCGGTGCGGGTCTCCTCCCCGAGGACGGCCGCACCGCCGGCGTCTGGGCTACGCCGTCGTGCGACGGCGGAGCAGCCCTGCGCCTCCGATGAGGAGCAGGAGTGCGGCGAGTGCGACCAGACCGGAGGCGGCGGCGCCGCCGGTCATGGCGAGGCCCTCCGCTGCGCCGGATGCCGAAGCGGCAGCGGCCGCTCCGGAGGCCGAACCCGTTCCCGGAGTCGTGCCCGGACCGGTACCGGGATCGGTGCCCGGGTCTGTTCCCGGATCCGTTCCCGGATCCGTTCCCGGGTCGGTTCCCGGATCAGTCCCCGGGTCCGTTCCGGGGTTCGTCCCGGGCCCGGTGACGGTGCTCTCGCCGAGCACCGCGATGGCGTTGCCGCCGACCGTGATCGGGATGCTCACCGGGAGCACGACCTGGCTGCCGCCGAGGAGTCCTCCCAACCCCGACGTGTCGATCCCGCCGACGGCAGGAACCGACGGTGCCGGTGCTGCGCCCGCTCCGCCGGTCACCGTGCTGGTGCCGAGGACCGAAATCGCGTTGCCGAGCACGGAGATCGGTGCCGTGACGGGTGCCACGACCTGGCTGCCGCCGGCTAGCGAGTCATCCCCGCCCGTCGACACGTCACCGCCGGATGCCGGTGCCGGTGCTGCGCCCGTTCCGCCGGTCACCGTGCTGGTGCCGAGGACCGAGATCGCGTTGCCGAGCACGGAGACCGGTGCCGTGACGGGTGCCACCACCTGGGTGCCGCCGAGGATCGAATCGTCTCCCGACGTCGTCGCCGGCGTTCCGGGTGCGGAGGCCGGCGCGGGTGCGCCTGCCGGGGAGCCGGATGCCGAGCTGGTGCCGAGCACGGACACGGCGTTGCCGCCGACCGTGATCGGTGCCGTCACCGGGGCCACGACCTGGGTGCCGCTGCCCACGGCATCCGTTCCGTTCGTCTCCGCGGAGGCCGGCGAGGCGGCGGCAGGGGCCGGTGCTGCGGCTCCCTGCGACTGCGCGTCGCTTTCACCGAGGACCGAGACGGCGTTGCCCGAGACGGTGATCGGGGCGTCGACCTGCAGCAGCGCCTGCGTACCCGAGAGCACGCCGTCGATGCCGCTGGTCGTCACGGACGGCACCCCGGCGGCGGGAGGCGAGGCCTGGGGAGCCTCATCCTGGGATGCCGGAGCCGGGGCGCTGGTCGAGGAGGTGCCGAGAAGGCTCACCGCGTTGTCCGTCACGGTGACGGGTACGGTGACGGTCACCACGGCCTGGGAGCCGGATGCCGCGCCCGAGTCGCCGCTCGTCTCCGCCACGGGCGCGGGGGCAGGGGCTGGAGGCGGGGTCTCGGCGACGGGTGCCGGAGCGGGTGCCTCGGCGGTGGAGGTGCCGAGCACCGAGATCGCGTTGTCGACGATCGTGATCGGCGCGGTGACCGTGGCCACCGCCTGAGTGCCGGAGAGAAGGCTGTCGTCCCCGGATGTCTCGGCCGCGTTGGCGACCGTCGCGCCGAAGAGCGTGATGCCCCCGGCGATGAGCGTGCCCCACAGGGCCCGCTTCAGATAAGTACGCATGATGATTCTCCTGACTGGACTGGGGGAGTCTGATGGGTGCGGGCGAAGTGCGCGCGCAGCACAGCATCTGCCGTCCTCGGGGTGAGGGCGGCGCGACCGTCAGTCAGTCAGGAGAGACGTCGGTGGCGAAGACCGGCGACGTCGGCAGGGCGTCGTCCGATGCACCGGCAGCCCGCTCCCAGGCACGGAGCGGAAACGCACCGACGTCGCTGACGCGAGCGTGGGCGCTGTGAGAACCTCCGCCGGAACCGGCGAAGGAAGAAGGCGTGCCAGGACCCCCTGGCGGGGCGCCGGAGGACGGCCCGGAGGGCGCGTCCGACGCCCCGCGCTCGCTCACAGTGCCCCTGGGGATGGTAGCGGGGACTACGGGCGAAGCGGAGGCGAGCGCGGGGGTCGTGGCCTGGAGGAAGAGTGCGGATGCCGTCGCCGAGGCGAGCTGCGCAGCAGAACTCGTGCCGGGTGTGCCGGGCACGAGCGGCACCGATGCTGTCGGGTCGAGAGGTTCCAGGATCGGCGGCAGCGTCTCCCCGCCCACCTCGCCGATCACGCCGGTCGCGCCGTCGACCACTCCGATGACGTCGCGGACCAGGTCGGCGGCGCCGAGTTCGTCGACGAGATCTCCGAGGATCGGGAGACCGGTGACGGCATCGAGGATCGGGTCGGTGACGTGTGCGACGGGGGAGTGCGTGAGAGCGTCGGTCACCGGTGCGACCACGCCCTCGGCGGTCTGCGATACCGCCTCGACGATCGGAGCGGCGACGGCTCCGACGATCGGCACCTGCGTGACGGCGGTGGCGACAGTGTCGACCACGACGGGCGCCTCTTGCTGCACGGGCGCGATCACGGCCGTGACGGCCGGGGCGACCACCTGCGTCACGACGGGTGCGACGACGTCGGAGACGACCGGTGTCGTGACGGCGGAGACCGTCTCGCTCACGATCGAGGTGAGCCCGTCGAGGGGTCCGTCCGACTCGTCGGCGTGCGCGGAGCCTCCGCCGGCGACGACCGTCAGTGTCGCCCAGGCGAGCGCGACGAGACCGCCCCATTTGACGGCGGTGGGGATGCCGCGTCGGGTGGCCCGAACGTTCACGTCAACCTCCCCCTCTGAAGGCAACGCACCATCGGCACGAACGTGCTCGATGGGCTGACGATACTCGCGCTTACAGCCGTTGTCCAGGGCTATTTCGCGCAGGTCCGGAAGCTCATCGCGCGATGACGCGCCCGGCAGAATCTCGGCTTGACTTTCCCCAGGTTCTGCACATGTCGTCCCATGACGGGAAAACCTTCAATCACGCATTGAACCCGGTTCCCATCCACAGGCTGGGGAATCGAGAAAGCCCAGGTCAGCGCGATTAAGAAAACCAATATGAAAGACCGTCCACCGGGTTATCCACAACCGTTCTACACAGACACTCCGGCTTTGTCCGCAAACTCTCCACAGAGTTATCCACAGGCTGTGTTGCACCCGATTCACGCCGCTCGTAGCGTGGTCGAGCGACCGAATGTCGGGGGCTCCTGATTCGCTGTGCACAGCGGCCGGAACGGCCGGACGGACACGGCTCCGCCCCTCGGGGCGGCGCATTCGGAAACGTCGCATCGAAGGGAAAAGCGTGTCGATCGCGGACATCTCAGAGGAGCGCCTGGGAGGGCAGCGCCCGCCCGAGCGCACGCCTCCCCATGACCTCCTCGCCGAGCAGAGCGCGCTGGGCGGCATGCTGCTGTCGAAAGACGCCGTCGCCGACGTGATCGAGACCCTCAAGGGCGCCGACTTCTACATCCCGAAGCACGAGTTGATCTTCGAGGCGATCCTGTCGCTGTACTCGCACGGCGAGCCGACTGATGTGGTCGCGGTCACCGACGAGCTCATCAAGACCGGCGAGCTCGGCAGGGCCGGCGGCGCCGACTACCTGCACACCCTCACCTCGATCGTCCCGACCGCAGCGAACGCCGGGTACTACGCGGGCATCGTCAACGAACGAGCCATCCTTCGTCGCCTGGTCGATGCGGGCACGCGCATCGTGCAGCTCGGATATGCCGGCGAGGGCGACGCGACCGACATCGTCAACAACGCCCAGGCCGAGATCTACTCGGTCACCGGCACCGAGACGGCCGAGGACTACGTGCCGTTGACCACGGCCGTCGACGCGGCGATCGAGGAGATCGAGGCCGCGAACGGCCGCGACGGCTCGATGACCGGCATCCCGACCGGGTTCAAGGAGCTCGACGAGCTCACCAACGGCCTCCACGGTGGCCAGATGATCGTCGTCGCGGCCCGACCCGCGATGGGCAAGTCGACGCTCGCCCTCGACTTCGCCCGCGCGGCATCCATCGGTCATGACTTCCCGTCGATCTTCTTCTCGCTCGAGATGGGCAAGAGCGAGATCGCGATGCGT
Coding sequences within it:
- the rpsF gene encoding 30S ribosomal protein S6, producing MTHQYELMVILTPEIDERQVAPTLDKFLKVITNDGGSIDKVDIWGKRRLAYEIQKKNEGIYAVVNFTATSEATQELDRQLKLNEQIMRTKVLRSEEAQAMVAFEAKRTEEKAARKAAKAAKA
- a CDS encoding single-stranded DNA-binding protein, giving the protein MAGETVITVVGNLTADPELRYTQNGLPVANFTIASTPRNFDRAANEWKDGDALFLRASVWREFAEHVAGSLTKGMRVIAQGRLRQRSYQDREGNQRTAIELEVDEIGPSLRYATAQVTRAASTGGAGGAGGPGGGQSRPAQQQVSEEPWSTPGSSTSADAWSTPGSFGDDTPF
- the rpsR gene encoding 30S ribosomal protein S18, producing the protein MAGKSSGDRRKPRKGGKPTAPAKSIRVGVIDYKDVATLRKFVSERGKIRARRITGVSVQEQRLIATAIKNAREMALLPYAGAGR
- the rplI gene encoding 50S ribosomal protein L9, whose amino-acid sequence is MAKLILTNEVAGLGSAGDVVEVKNGYARNFLIPQGFATAWTRGGEKQVASIQAARQARAIHDRDDAVALKNALEGTKVRLAVKAGASGRLFGSVKTEHVADAVAAAGIGAIDKRKVHITSPIKSTGDHEATVRLHDDVTAVITLQVVAAK
- a CDS encoding helix-turn-helix transcriptional regulator; the protein is MLKTSERLLQILSLLQVRPFWPGRTLAARLEVSTRTIRADVERLRALGYPIQSTPGVAGGYQLGAGAALPPLLLEDDEAIAVALGLSNAAADGSIADLEEASLRALAKMYQVLPSHLRHRITTLQSTVVPVPSHGPAVDPDVLLTLASACRDAVQLRFDYRTHSDTESRRIVEPYRLALRAGRWYLLAFDLERDDWRTFRVDRIIPRIPMGRRFAPRDLPAEGAADHVDRGVASAPWEFRATVVIHAPADVVSERLPRAAGIVTPRDEESCVLESGSDDPAALLRYLSMLDLDFSVSETPALATEARRLSERFARAAEA
- a CDS encoding epoxide hydrolase family protein, with the protein product MTNNSDSIRPFRIDISDEELDDLRRRISQARWPRDLDGMGWDRGVPTSYLRPLAEYWRDRFDWREQEARLNELPQYVTDVDGQQIHFVHVRSEVPGARPLLLLHGWPSSFVEFLDVIGPLTDPVAHGGRAEDAVHIVIPSLPGYGFSPLTGAGWGDLFRIAGAMAEVMTRLGYDRFLAHGTDVGSGIVGMLPMVTPGRVIATHVNGPSPFPLGPALSVDALPDAERERAARFNAFRDDGAGYLHIQATRPQTVSYGLNDSPVAQLAWIVEKFREWTDPAADLPEDAVDIDRLLTTVSITWFTQSGWSSAHALYEGMQVYRQFAAMAGGAAGGGDAGYTEDAGYADADAGASGGWEAPPAPPAAASVFAADLSVRSVVDPASAFESWTEHDSGGHFPAMEVPEILVADIRRFFDGRR
- a CDS encoding winged helix DNA-binding domain-containing protein, whose product is MAGPILSDRALNRALLARQLLLERGALSPVDTVRHLVGMQGQAPLAPYVGLWSRLVDFAPAELSTAIEDRTLVRATLMRGTVHLVTRDDGLQLRPLTEPAIVRGFRGGFRRLITAEQEAEVTAWGRELLTERPRTRVELRGLFRDRWPEIDADAMAYAVSYLLPTVQPTPRGLWGMPQGQARLALLDSWIGRPLDDAPSIDGVVLRYLAAFGPATVNDAQAWSGLTGLREVFDRLAPQLTIFTSEKGQVLYDLPEAPRPDAEHPVPPRFLPEYDNVLFSHRDRRRIIDSTHRVPLPPGVGARSGNFLSDGYFRGTWSLEGDSLCIRPHGELGDAASALVEEGERLAAFLGVSGAEIAPVG
- the dnaB gene encoding replicative DNA helicase — protein: MSIADISEERLGGQRPPERTPPHDLLAEQSALGGMLLSKDAVADVIETLKGADFYIPKHELIFEAILSLYSHGEPTDVVAVTDELIKTGELGRAGGADYLHTLTSIVPTAANAGYYAGIVNERAILRRLVDAGTRIVQLGYAGEGDATDIVNNAQAEIYSVTGTETAEDYVPLTTAVDAAIEEIEAANGRDGSMTGIPTGFKELDELTNGLHGGQMIVVAARPAMGKSTLALDFARAASIGHDFPSIFFSLEMGKSEIAMRLLSAEGGIPLQNMRKGTLDPRDWTTVAATRGRINDAPLYIDDSPNMTLVEIRAKCRRLKQREGLRMVIIDYLQLMTSGKRVESRQQEVSEFSRSLKLIAKELQVPVIALSQLNRGPEQRQDKKPAISDLRESGSIEQDADMVILLHRDSVYDKDVRPGEADLIVAKHRNGPTATITVAFQGHYSRFKDMAPGGDFN